The Reichenbachiella carrageenanivorans region GTATCATCGAAGAAGAATATCGAGTAGAACAGGTGATCGACAGAACGTCCGTTGTCGGCCAGGGAATCATGGGATTGACCGTAGCTTGTGCCAGATGCCACGACCACAAGTACGATCCTATTTCCCACAAAGAGTTCTATTCGCTGTATAGCTTTTTCAATAATGTAAATGAGTCGGGGCAAATCTCACGTGACCCGATGGATATACCTGTACCTACGCTCCTTATTCCCGATAAGGAACAAAAGGAGGTAATAGCCTATTTGCAAAAGCTAGAGAAGGAACAAGAATCGCAACTTCACGCTACCAAAAATGAATCCGAGGCAGATCAGTGGATAGCGGCAGGAGGCTATAAAGTAGCGTCTTCTAATCTTAACCAAGGCATGGCTGCTCATTTCACCTTGGACGGTCATTTGAAGAATAAGATTACCGGACAGTCTGGTCGCATGGCTCGAATGTACACCGATGCCGAACCTGCAGCATTTAGCCAATCAGATGGAAGAAAAGGATTGCTCGTCAATGGCGATTCGTGGCTCGATCTCAAACCCGTAGGCATCTATGGTAGAGACGAATCTTTCAGTATTGGTCTTTGGGTCAATCTGCCAGATTCGCTCAAAGAAGGCGTGATTTTTCATAAAAATAAGGGCGTGCGACTGCATGGCTACAAAGGCTATCATCTTTACTATAGAGATGGAAAATTGGAAGTGATGCTTGCTCATACCTGGCCGGACAATGCCATAGAAAAAGTCGGAACAACCACGATCCCAACCAATGAATGGGTGCAGCTCACGATGACTTACGATGGATCGAGCAAAGCAGAAGGAGTCAAACTCTACATCAATGGCAAAGAGGAAAGCATGATCGTCAATAATGACAATCTGTATAAAGACATTCTATTTCATGATTATATAGACGAAATCTACCCAGAGCCACTAGAGCCAGGTCTCAAAGTAGGAGGTAGATGGAGAGGATTCGGAATCAAAGATGCTTTGGTAGATGATATCATGGTGTATGACCGATCGCTCACTGCATTCGAAGTATTACAGCTCGCAGGCAGTCCGATGGCTAAAAACATTTTAGAGAAAGCATCTCAACAATTGACAGTATCAGAAAGGGAGTTGCTACGTGAATATTATTGGGAGAATGTTTCTAATAGTTATCGAATCACTTCGGCTGATTTGCAAAAGACACGTGCTGTATTAGCCGATACCCTAGATGCGGTAAAGGAGGTGATGGTGATGAAAGAAATGGACTCCCCTCGACAGGCATATGTACTCAAACGTGGTCTATATGACAATTATGGAGAGGCTGTAGCGCCTGGTACACCGTCTACGGTTCTTCCTATGGACGAAAAATTACCTAAAAACAGGTTAGGCTTAGCGCAATGGTTTTTCGATGAAGATCATCCATTGACTGCCCGCGTGGCGGTGAATCGCTACTGGCAGCATTTGTTTGGACGGGGCATCGTTCGCACCAGCGAAGATTTTGGTAATCAGGGCGAACTCCCGAGTCACCCCGAGCTGCTCGATTGGTTGGCCATTTGGTTTATGGAGCATGATTGGGATGTCAAAGCCCTGCACAAGCTTATGGTCATGTCGGCTACCTACCAGCAAGACTCCTATTGCAGTCCTGAACTCAGAGAGAAAGATCCGGACAATGTGCTTCTCGCTAGAGGGCCACAGATGAGGCTGACCAGTGAGATGATTCGAGACAATGCCCTGGCAGTCAGTGATCTGCTGGTGCCAAAGATTGGCGGGGAAAGTGTTCGCCCTTATCAGCGCGAAGGCCTTTGGGCGATGAATTCGAACACTTATGTGCAAGGTGAAGGGGAAGACTTGTATCGCCGTAGTTTGTACAGCATCTGGAAACGATCCGTGCCCTTACCGACACAAGCGACGTTTGATCAACCGGATCGAAGTGAGTGCACCGTACGCCGTCAGAAGACGAATACGCCACTGCAAGCGCTTGTCCTTCTCAATGATCCCACTTTCGTGGAAACGTCCAGAAAGATTGGAGAACGGATCACCCAAGCCGATGACTCAGCAAAGGCCATCAAAGAGGCTTTCGTGAAACTCACAGGTAGAATGCCGGTGGAAGAAGAAATGAACTTGCTGCATGCGCTGCAGCAAGATGAATATGAAAAGTTTAAAGCGGATGAAAATAGGGCTAAAGGCTGGTTGGAGACTGGTGCTTATCGAGTAGACCCTTCGCTTGATTCTAATCTGGTAGCTGCCAATGCGGTGGTGGCCAGTGTGATCTTAAATACAGACGCTACCATCACTAAAAGATAATAATATGTGCCATCATCACGATATCATTCGGTCTGGAATAAAAGACCTGCAAGAAGAGGAAAAGAAGATCGACCGTAGACAATTTTTGACGAAGACTTCTCTGGGACTCGGCGCCATGGCGCTAGGTTCTTTGCTTGGCGTGGACAAGCTATATGGAGCTACGCCTTCACCCATTACTGGGAATGGTATTCCTGGCCTACCGCACTTCATGCCAAAGGCCAAACGAGTAGTTTACTTATTCCAAAGTGGAGGGCCTTCGCAGTTCGAAACCTTCGATTACAAACCCAAATTGGCTACCATGTTTGGTCAGGATTTGCCGAGTTCTGTTCGCGGCGGACAGCGTCTCACTGGCATGAGCGCCAATCAGTCTTCATTACCCATAGCACCGTCGATGTACAAATTCGATCAATATGGCGAAAGTCGTGCTTGGGTGAGTGAGCTTATGCCCCATACGGCGGAGGTGGTGGACGAACTTTGCTTCATCAAATCCATGCATACCGATCAGATCAATCACGATCCGGCCATTACCTTTTTTCAAACGGGACATCAACTGCCAGGTAGGCCGTCCATCGGTTCTTGGATGAGCTATGGCTTGGGCTCAGACAATAACAACCTCCCGTCGTTTATCGTGCTCAATTCTAAAAATGCCAACGGTCAGCCGCTTTATTCTCGCCTCTGGGGCAATGGCTTTTTACCTACTCAGCACCAAGGGGTACAGTTCAGATCCGGTGCCGATCCGGTTTTGTTTTTGAATAATCCCGAAGGCTATGATGGAAAAGACCGTGGTGAAATGCTGGAATACCTAAAGCAAATGAACGAAGTGCAGCACAGTGCCTACGGCGATCCAGAAATCAACGCACGTATCGCACAATATGAAATGGCCTATCGTATGCAGGCCTCTGTGCCTGAGATTACGGATATGTCGGACGAACCAGACCACATCTACGATATGTATGGTGAAGACAGTCGTGATCCTGGCACCTACGCCGCCAATTGCTTGATGGCCAGAAGGCTCTTAGAGAAGGATGTGAAATTCGTGCAGCTATATCACAGAGGCTGGGATCAGCACCTGCACCTGCCGAGCGGCATCAGTGGGCAGTGCAAAAAAACAGACCAACCAACAGCCGCATTGATCAAAGACCTGAAGCAAAGAGGACTACTGGAAGATACGCTTGTGATTTGGGGAGGAGAGTTCGGACGTACGGTGTACTCGCAAGGTAAATTGTCCGAAACCAATTACGGACGCGATCATCATCCACGATGCTTTACCATGTGGATGGCCGGGGCAGGAGTAAAGCCCGGTTTTACCTATGGTGCCACCGATGATTTCAGTTACAACATCACAGAAAATCCAGTGTCGGTACATGACTTCCATGCTACATTGATGCATCTGATGGGAGTAGATCACGAGCGGTTGACCTTCAAGCATCAGGGAAGACGCTTTCGCTTGACAGATGTGCATGGGCATGTAGTGAAAGATATTTTGAGTTGATCAAACATCGTCACTCGTCCCTCGCAATGACGGAAAAGAATAAAAAAACCAATGAATACAAGAAGAAATTTTTTAAAGAAGACAGGGCTGGCAGCTGGATTAGCAGCGGCTCCTTCCTTCGGATTCAATATTATCAAAAACGTCCAACCCGAAGAAGAAATCCTGGGTCACGGAGATTACCAATACCGCATGGTGCGCGACTGGGCCAAAATGGACCGCATGCGATTCCCTCTGCTCAATTGCCACGAAATGGTGATGGACAGCAAAGGACGTTTGATCATGCTAGGCGATCATCCACGCAACAATATTATCATATTCGACAAGTCAGGCAAAATGCTGGACTACTGGGGTACGGCCTATCCCGGTGGTCATGGGTTGACTTTATCGAAAGAAAACGATGAAGATTTCTTGTTCTTGACAGACTCCGGCTGGTACAAAGACAAGCTAGGCCAGTGGGTTAGTCACAATGGCCGGGTATCCAAAACCACGACTGACGGCCGTGTGGTATTTGACATTGGTCATCCACAAACGATTGGTGTCTACAAGCCCAACGAGTATTTCAGACCTACCGAAGTAGCCGTGGCGCCCAATGGCGACATCTATGTAGCCGACGGATATGGCGCCGACTACATCATTCAGTACGACACCAATGGCCAATACATCCGACACTGGGGAGGTCATGACAATGCAGATCCCAACTACAACCTGAGCAACGCCCATGGAGTGGCGATCGACCTTCGCGACCCGAAAAAACCGATGGTGGTGTGTACTTCGCGTAATGACAATGCCTTTAAATTTTTTACCCTCGAGGGAAAATATATTCGCACGCTGACTTTACCCAATATGTATGTATGTCGGCCAGTATTCGACGGGCCTAATTTGTATGCCGGGGTCTGCTGGTCGAAGCCCAAGGGCGGTATATTCGATTGGCAAGCGCACACTGGATTTGTGACGGTGCTTGAGGGAGATAGGGTGGTCTCAAATCCTGGAGGTACCGCACCCGAATACATCAACGGCGAACTGCAACCCAGCTATCA contains the following coding sequences:
- a CDS encoding DUF1553 domain-containing protein, which codes for MKNQYFYFILLGIWGAGFLSSCRPTLPEGVKVAYEQLPQSLDFNIHVKPILSDKCFACHGPDKGKIEAGLQLHAAETAYAELPESPGKHAVVPGSLSASELFHRILSDDPNAIMPPSKSNISLSDYEKAVLTKWVEEGAEYKPHWAFVKPEKPEVPTVESESNARNAIDHFILSRLEEENLTPANRSERSLLLRRLSLDLTGLPPSVEEIKTFVNDNDADAYEKQVDRLLASPHYGEKMAVDWMDLSRFSDTYGYQVDFYRDMSPWRDWVIKAFNDNMSYDQFVTWQLAGDLLPNATREQILATGFNRLHAQNSEDGIIEEEYRVEQVIDRTSVVGQGIMGLTVACARCHDHKYDPISHKEFYSLYSFFNNVNESGQISRDPMDIPVPTLLIPDKEQKEVIAYLQKLEKEQESQLHATKNESEADQWIAAGGYKVASSNLNQGMAAHFTLDGHLKNKITGQSGRMARMYTDAEPAAFSQSDGRKGLLVNGDSWLDLKPVGIYGRDESFSIGLWVNLPDSLKEGVIFHKNKGVRLHGYKGYHLYYRDGKLEVMLAHTWPDNAIEKVGTTTIPTNEWVQLTMTYDGSSKAEGVKLYINGKEESMIVNNDNLYKDILFHDYIDEIYPEPLEPGLKVGGRWRGFGIKDALVDDIMVYDRSLTAFEVLQLAGSPMAKNILEKASQQLTVSERELLREYYWENVSNSYRITSADLQKTRAVLADTLDAVKEVMVMKEMDSPRQAYVLKRGLYDNYGEAVAPGTPSTVLPMDEKLPKNRLGLAQWFFDEDHPLTARVAVNRYWQHLFGRGIVRTSEDFGNQGELPSHPELLDWLAIWFMEHDWDVKALHKLMVMSATYQQDSYCSPELREKDPDNVLLARGPQMRLTSEMIRDNALAVSDLLVPKIGGESVRPYQREGLWAMNSNTYVQGEGEDLYRRSLYSIWKRSVPLPTQATFDQPDRSECTVRRQKTNTPLQALVLLNDPTFVETSRKIGERITQADDSAKAIKEAFVKLTGRMPVEEEMNLLHALQQDEYEKFKADENRAKGWLETGAYRVDPSLDSNLVAANAVVASVILNTDATITKR
- a CDS encoding DUF1501 domain-containing protein encodes the protein MCHHHDIIRSGIKDLQEEEKKIDRRQFLTKTSLGLGAMALGSLLGVDKLYGATPSPITGNGIPGLPHFMPKAKRVVYLFQSGGPSQFETFDYKPKLATMFGQDLPSSVRGGQRLTGMSANQSSLPIAPSMYKFDQYGESRAWVSELMPHTAEVVDELCFIKSMHTDQINHDPAITFFQTGHQLPGRPSIGSWMSYGLGSDNNNLPSFIVLNSKNANGQPLYSRLWGNGFLPTQHQGVQFRSGADPVLFLNNPEGYDGKDRGEMLEYLKQMNEVQHSAYGDPEINARIAQYEMAYRMQASVPEITDMSDEPDHIYDMYGEDSRDPGTYAANCLMARRLLEKDVKFVQLYHRGWDQHLHLPSGISGQCKKTDQPTAALIKDLKQRGLLEDTLVIWGGEFGRTVYSQGKLSETNYGRDHHPRCFTMWMAGAGVKPGFTYGATDDFSYNITENPVSVHDFHATLMHLMGVDHERLTFKHQGRRFRLTDVHGHVVKDILS
- a CDS encoding twin-arginine translocation signal domain-containing protein is translated as MNTRRNFLKKTGLAAGLAAAPSFGFNIIKNVQPEEEILGHGDYQYRMVRDWAKMDRMRFPLLNCHEMVMDSKGRLIMLGDHPRNNIIIFDKSGKMLDYWGTAYPGGHGLTLSKENDEDFLFLTDSGWYKDKLGQWVSHNGRVSKTTTDGRVVFDIGHPQTIGVYKPNEYFRPTEVAVAPNGDIYVADGYGADYIIQYDTNGQYIRHWGGHDNADPNYNLSNAHGVAIDLRDPKKPMVVCTSRNDNAFKFFTLEGKYIRTLTLPNMYVCRPVFDGPNLYAGVCWSKPKGGIFDWQAHTGFVTVLEGDRVVSNPGGTAPEYINGELQPSYQLAHKPFNHGHDVCVDEDKNLYVCQWNADQTPPIKLERI